In one Mucilaginibacter ginsenosidivorax genomic region, the following are encoded:
- a CDS encoding class I SAM-dependent methyltransferase → MAASFNNSAGFYDFLSRLVYGKAIINTQLYLIDHIRPNNNILIVGGGTGWILDEITKLHPTGLKITYVEAAKRMMQLSKKRNTGGNEIVFINDVIEGVNLPAGFDVVITPFLFDNFTEGTLNRVFNKIHTLLKPNGLWLNCDFQLKGKCWQAFLLKSMFLFFRLIDGIEANKLPEIEACFNRNNYSPKSERTFFGDFIVARVYRK, encoded by the coding sequence ATGGCTGCCAGCTTTAATAATTCGGCCGGATTTTACGATTTCCTTTCGCGTTTAGTTTATGGTAAAGCCATAATCAATACGCAGCTTTATTTAATTGATCACATTCGCCCCAACAATAATATACTCATAGTTGGCGGAGGCACAGGCTGGATACTTGACGAAATTACAAAGTTGCATCCAACAGGGTTAAAGATAACCTATGTAGAAGCAGCAAAACGGATGATGCAGCTATCCAAAAAGAGGAATACCGGCGGCAATGAGATTGTTTTTATAAATGATGTTATTGAGGGCGTCAACCTCCCCGCCGGCTTCGATGTAGTGATAACTCCTTTTTTATTCGATAATTTTACGGAAGGAACATTAAACAGGGTATTTAATAAAATACATACGTTACTAAAACCCAATGGACTTTGGCTCAATTGCGATTTTCAATTAAAAGGTAAATGCTGGCAGGCCTTCCTTTTAAAAAGCATGTTTTTATTTTTCAGGCTTATTGACGGTATAGAAGCTAATAAGCTACCGGAAATTGAGGCTTGCTTTAATCGCAACAACTATTCTCCAAAAAGCGAACGAACTTTTTTTGGCGATTTTATTGTGGCCAGGGTTTACAGGAAATAG
- a CDS encoding UbiA prenyltransferase family protein: MKRTLQSVFDFLLFSNIFMSLCAVAQALVTFHLIGSKPVLPVLGLLFTSTLGIYNFCIIITKPQKPETSPYKRVRWFFAHYRLMVTFTIVSLLSLVPLFFLITIESKILLVFLGILSFAYGLPLFAVGEQKFGLRNIPGLKPFLITLVWTMSCVLFPILEAMHFHAASVSMRDTTILIAKRFLFIGALTIPFDIRDLFDDRKMGLKTIPVVWGEKNAYLFCQVLLAGYVVLLFIFRNNGFSPDFFALTLTVFLTGWLIFKSAWKKDEYYYFFFMDGVLVLQYVVLLAVNLIFKSH, translated from the coding sequence ATGAAAAGAACGCTTCAGTCTGTTTTTGATTTTCTGCTGTTCAGTAATATCTTCATGTCGCTTTGTGCGGTAGCACAAGCCTTGGTAACATTCCACTTAATAGGGTCAAAACCGGTGTTGCCGGTATTGGGTTTGCTGTTTACTTCTACATTAGGAATATATAACTTCTGTATTATTATAACCAAACCTCAAAAACCCGAAACATCGCCTTATAAACGTGTACGCTGGTTTTTTGCTCATTACCGGCTTATGGTTACGTTTACCATAGTTTCGTTATTATCGCTGGTTCCATTATTTTTTTTGATTACCATTGAATCAAAAATCCTCCTGGTTTTTCTGGGTATTTTATCATTTGCATATGGCCTCCCCCTGTTTGCTGTAGGCGAGCAAAAATTCGGGCTGCGTAATATACCCGGCCTAAAACCATTTCTTATTACCCTGGTATGGACAATGAGTTGCGTGCTATTCCCTATACTCGAGGCAATGCATTTCCATGCCGCCAGTGTATCCATGCGCGATACTACTATACTAATAGCCAAACGATTTTTATTCATAGGCGCACTCACTATACCTTTTGATATCCGAGACCTTTTTGACGACCGCAAAATGGGCCTGAAAACCATCCCCGTAGTTTGGGGCGAAAAAAATGCATACCTGTTTTGCCAGGTATTATTAGCCGGCTACGTGGTTCTCCTGTTTATTTTCAGGAACAATGGATTTAGCCCCGATTTTTTTGCGTTAACATTGACTGTATTTTTAACCGGCTGGCTTATCTTTAAATCGGCCTGGAAAAAAGACGAGTATTATTATTTCTTTTTTATGGATGGTGTGCTCGTCCTTCAGTACGTAGTGCTGTTAGCCGTCAACCTAATCTTCAAAAGCCATTGA
- a CDS encoding metallophosphoesterase, which produces MTEQALNIILIISALLLIDLYVLNGIRGAFQKWHFLRKKVFTFLYWAACLIVIFGLLTGVYVHFAGLGVRAAGLLIFSLLFIGKLTFLPFLIIDDIKRLLAWRKNRFKNQTSDYNALVPPENIPRSEFLLKAGLLAGAIPLAAIKINMAKGLYDYHVRYQTLYLPNLPKAFDGIKLGQISDIHSGSFYNKKAVLGGVEMLLKEKPDFIFFTGDLVNGQANEMRDYQDIFSKVKAPLGVYSSFGNHDYGDYGDWPNAADKIKDHQDLILTHKNMGWDLLRNENRRLKINGEEIGILGIENWSLHSRFPKYGRMELATKNTDDLPVKLLLSHDPSHWRAQVLKDYPQIDVMFSGHTHGMQFGVRTNDFQWSPIKYVYNEWAGHYQQGSQQLYVNVGYGFVGLYGRVGILPEITIFTLKAGHAPSGKLT; this is translated from the coding sequence ATGACGGAACAGGCACTTAATATCATATTAATCATTTCGGCACTTTTGCTAATTGACCTTTATGTATTAAACGGCATTCGTGGAGCTTTCCAGAAATGGCATTTTTTACGAAAAAAAGTATTTACCTTTTTATACTGGGCAGCTTGCCTTATTGTTATTTTCGGCTTACTTACCGGTGTTTATGTACATTTTGCAGGCCTTGGCGTTCGTGCAGCGGGCCTGCTCATATTTTCGCTGCTATTTATTGGCAAACTCACATTTTTACCGTTCCTGATTATTGATGATATCAAACGTTTGCTGGCATGGCGTAAAAACAGGTTTAAAAATCAAACATCCGACTATAATGCGCTCGTTCCTCCGGAAAACATTCCACGGTCAGAGTTTTTACTAAAGGCGGGGTTGCTTGCCGGGGCTATTCCGTTGGCTGCTATAAAAATAAATATGGCCAAGGGCTTATATGATTATCATGTACGCTATCAAACCCTATACCTGCCCAATTTGCCAAAGGCATTTGACGGCATTAAACTGGGTCAAATTTCTGATATTCATTCCGGAAGTTTTTACAATAAAAAAGCGGTACTGGGCGGGGTAGAAATGCTTTTGAAAGAGAAGCCTGATTTTATATTTTTTACCGGCGACCTGGTTAATGGCCAGGCCAACGAAATGAGGGATTACCAGGATATTTTCAGCAAAGTGAAGGCGCCACTTGGCGTATACTCATCTTTCGGTAATCACGATTACGGGGATTATGGCGACTGGCCAAATGCAGCAGATAAAATAAAGGATCACCAGGATCTGATACTTACCCACAAAAACATGGGCTGGGATTTATTGCGCAACGAGAATCGCCGCCTTAAAATAAATGGTGAAGAAATCGGCATCCTCGGCATCGAAAACTGGAGCCTGCACAGCCGCTTCCCTAAATATGGCCGCATGGAGCTGGCTACCAAAAACACCGATGATCTGCCAGTAAAACTTCTGCTATCACATGATCCTTCGCACTGGCGGGCACAGGTTTTAAAAGATTACCCGCAAATTGATGTCATGTTCTCGGGCCATACGCATGGTATGCAATTTGGTGTACGTACAAACGACTTTCAGTGGAGCCCAATAAAATACGTTTATAACGAATGGGCGGGCCACTACCAGCAAGGCAGCCAACAATTATATGTAAATGTAGGTTATGGCTTTGTTGGTTTGTACGGCAGGGTTGGAATATTACCAGAGATTACGATATTTACATTAAAAGCCGGGCATGCTCCTTCGGGTAAGCTTACATAA
- a CDS encoding Rpn family recombination-promoting nuclease/putative transposase has translation MHKSKPPVTGKYIDPLVDFAFKKIFGSEPNKDLLTAFLNEVFRGRKHIVDLVYNKNEHPGDLKDEGAAIFDLLCTGADGEQFLIEVQRGRQGYFKERALFYTSRLISNQAPKGRRSDWAYNLTEVYLVALLEDFTLEIDTELGYLHDICLCNRETGKIFYDKLGYTYIELSRFVKTETQLETDLDKWLYVLKNMSQMDKIPVYLRKPIFEKLFNIAEYTNLSKEEKTMYDSSLKYKWDNKNVLDYALNEGREAGRQEGIKEGRQEGIKEGMERGKYEEAIAIASEMKKEGFPAVQIAKFTKLSIEEIEKL, from the coding sequence ATGCACAAAAGTAAACCACCTGTTACCGGGAAATATATAGATCCCCTGGTAGATTTTGCCTTTAAAAAGATATTTGGAAGTGAACCTAATAAGGATTTGCTCACTGCTTTTTTAAACGAAGTTTTTAGAGGACGCAAACACATTGTTGATTTGGTTTATAATAAGAATGAGCATCCGGGAGATTTAAAAGATGAAGGTGCTGCTATATTCGATTTACTTTGTACCGGTGCGGACGGCGAGCAATTTTTGATAGAGGTACAAAGAGGACGGCAAGGATATTTTAAGGAAAGAGCTTTATTTTACACCAGCCGCTTAATAAGCAACCAGGCACCAAAAGGCAGACGGAGCGATTGGGCTTATAATTTGACGGAAGTATATCTGGTTGCTTTGTTGGAGGATTTCACATTAGAGATTGATACTGAGCTTGGTTACTTACACGATATTTGCCTGTGTAACAGGGAGACCGGTAAAATATTTTACGATAAACTGGGTTATACATATATTGAATTGAGTAGATTTGTAAAAACGGAGACCCAGTTGGAAACCGATTTAGACAAATGGCTGTATGTTTTAAAAAACATGAGTCAAATGGATAAGATTCCGGTTTATTTAAGGAAACCGATATTTGAAAAACTATTTAACATAGCGGAATATACTAACCTGAGCAAGGAGGAAAAAACGATGTACGATAGCAGCTTAAAATACAAATGGGACAATAAAAATGTACTGGATTATGCTTTAAATGAAGGTAGAGAGGCTGGCAGACAGGAGGGTATTAAAGAGGGTAGGCAGGAAGGCATTAAAGAAGGCATGGAAAGGGGTAAATATGAAGAAGCCATTGCAATTGCCAGTGAAATGAAAAAGGAGGGCTTCCCGGCAGTTCAAATAGCAAAGTTCACTAAACTATCAATTGAAGAGATAGAAAAGCTTTAG
- a CDS encoding sigma 54-interacting transcriptional regulator: MSKLLDIKNLGQLKKSGYKSRSVKDELRANLIEQLKKREGGFAGIIGFEDTVIPDLQTAILSRHNILLLGLRGQAKTRIARLLINLLDEYVPYIIGSDLFDDPYNPISWYGHSVIEEKGDETPIGWIHRSERYTEKLATPDVTVADLIGDVDPIKAATLKLTYSDERVIHFGLIPRAHRGIFVINELPDLQARIQVSLFNILQERDIQIRGFKLRLPLDIQFVFTANPEDYTNRGSIVTPLKDRIESQILTHYPRTVEISRKITQQEASLTDEQRNTVEADDLVKDLIEQIAFEARNSEYIDKKSGVSARLTISAYENLVSNAERRMIMNHEPGTFVRITDFLGVIPAITGKIELVYEGELEGPGKVANILIGKAIKTLLLTFFPDPEKAKKAKGVNPYASIINWFGEGNNLALVDDMSAIDYKRELSEVAGLKDLVKKLHPRLSENQTLLLMEFVLHGLSEFSQLNKGFLDNGFAFSDMFNSLFNLQPDEDDLDLDDDRY; this comes from the coding sequence ATGAGTAAATTATTAGATATAAAAAACCTCGGTCAGCTAAAAAAAAGCGGTTATAAAAGCCGTTCGGTTAAGGACGAATTGCGCGCCAACCTTATAGAACAGCTTAAAAAACGTGAAGGTGGATTTGCAGGTATCATCGGTTTTGAGGATACAGTAATACCCGATTTGCAAACAGCCATTTTATCGCGCCACAATATTTTACTGCTTGGCTTACGTGGCCAGGCAAAAACCCGTATAGCGCGTTTGCTAATCAATTTACTTGATGAATATGTGCCCTATATTATAGGATCAGATCTGTTTGACGATCCGTATAATCCAATATCGTGGTACGGCCATAGTGTTATCGAAGAAAAAGGAGACGAAACGCCAATTGGCTGGATTCACCGCTCAGAGCGTTACACCGAAAAACTCGCTACGCCCGATGTTACTGTAGCCGATTTAATTGGCGATGTGGACCCTATTAAAGCCGCCACATTAAAACTAACCTATTCTGACGAGCGTGTTATCCACTTTGGATTAATCCCGCGTGCACACCGCGGTATATTCGTGATTAACGAATTGCCCGATTTGCAGGCACGTATCCAGGTATCGCTATTCAATATCTTACAGGAAAGAGATATCCAGATACGCGGTTTTAAGTTGCGACTGCCTTTAGATATCCAGTTTGTATTTACAGCCAACCCTGAAGATTATACCAACCGTGGTTCCATTGTTACGCCGTTGAAAGACAGGATTGAAAGCCAGATATTAACGCACTACCCGCGTACGGTTGAAATTTCAAGAAAGATCACCCAGCAGGAAGCATCGTTGACTGACGAGCAACGTAACACCGTTGAAGCCGATGACCTGGTAAAAGACCTTATTGAGCAAATTGCTTTTGAGGCCCGCAACTCCGAGTATATCGACAAAAAATCGGGCGTATCGGCGCGCTTAACCATATCGGCTTATGAAAACCTGGTTAGTAATGCCGAACGCCGGATGATCATGAACCATGAACCTGGCACCTTTGTACGCATTACCGACTTTTTGGGTGTTATCCCGGCCATAACCGGCAAAATTGAATTGGTTTACGAGGGCGAGTTGGAAGGCCCCGGCAAAGTGGCCAACATCCTGATAGGTAAAGCTATTAAAACACTGTTGCTAACGTTTTTCCCCGACCCTGAAAAGGCTAAAAAGGCTAAAGGAGTAAATCCTTATGCCAGCATTATCAATTGGTTTGGCGAGGGCAATAACCTTGCTTTAGTTGATGACATGTCGGCAATTGACTATAAAAGAGAATTATCTGAAGTGGCTGGCTTAAAAGACCTGGTGAAAAAACTGCATCCGCGCCTGAGCGAAAACCAAACTTTATTGCTGATGGAGTTTGTGTTGCACGGCCTGTCTGAATTTTCGCAATTAAACAAAGGATTTCTGGATAATGGTTTTGCATTTTCGGATATGTTTAACAGTTTGTTTAACCTGCAACCTGACGAAGACGATCTTGATTTGGATGATGACCGTTATTAA
- a CDS encoding vWA domain-containing protein, with product MRGFGFSRFTPNQIPKGGFEELLKLFLELLNYTSGDAGEALAWLNELDKQYNLTNDDYGMGDFIDELKQKGYLSDDQQTGGFNITAKTEQSIRQSALEEIFGKLKKSGKGNHRSPQSGQGDEKNAERREFEFGDSLDQIDMTQSIHNAQVNHGIGDFMMTERDLEVEEMDYKTLTSTVLMIDISHSMILYGEDRITPAKKVAMALAELIRTKYPKDTLDIVVFGNDAWPITLQDLPYLQVGPYHTNTYAGLELATDLLRRRKTHNKQIFMITDGKPTCLKEGTRYYKNSIGLDRKVVNKTLNMAAQCKRLKIPITTFMIAKDPYLQQFVRKFTETNGGKAFYSSLNGLGEYIFEDYIKNRRKTVR from the coding sequence ATGCGTGGTTTTGGATTTTCCAGGTTCACCCCCAACCAGATCCCTAAAGGCGGATTTGAAGAATTACTGAAATTATTCCTCGAGTTGCTCAATTATACATCGGGCGATGCAGGCGAAGCTTTAGCCTGGCTAAACGAACTTGATAAACAATACAACCTTACCAACGATGATTATGGTATGGGCGATTTTATTGACGAACTTAAGCAAAAGGGATATTTAAGCGACGACCAGCAAACCGGTGGTTTTAATATCACGGCTAAAACCGAACAAAGCATCCGCCAATCGGCATTAGAAGAGATTTTTGGCAAGCTAAAAAAATCGGGCAAAGGAAATCACCGCTCGCCACAATCAGGGCAGGGGGATGAAAAAAACGCCGAACGCCGGGAGTTTGAGTTTGGCGACAGCCTGGATCAGATAGATATGACCCAATCTATCCATAACGCACAGGTTAACCACGGTATCGGCGATTTTATGATGACCGAGCGCGATCTGGAAGTAGAGGAAATGGATTATAAAACGCTTACCTCTACTGTGTTGATGATAGATATCTCGCACTCCATGATCCTTTACGGCGAGGACAGGATAACCCCGGCCAAAAAGGTAGCCATGGCTTTGGCAGAGCTCATCCGCACCAAATACCCCAAGGATACGTTGGATATTGTTGTTTTTGGTAATGATGCCTGGCCCATAACGCTACAGGATTTGCCATACCTGCAGGTTGGCCCTTACCATACCAATACCTATGCTGGGCTCGAACTGGCAACAGATTTGCTGCGCCGCCGTAAAACACACAATAAGCAGATATTTATGATTACCGATGGTAAGCCCACCTGCTTAAAAGAAGGTACCAGGTATTATAAAAACAGCATCGGCCTGGATAGAAAAGTGGTTAACAAAACCCTGAACATGGCAGCACAATGCAAGCGCCTAAAAATACCTATCACCACCTTTATGATAGCCAAAGACCCTTACCTGCAACAGTTTGTGCGTAAATTTACAGAGACTAATGGCGGCAAGGCCTTTTACAGTTCGCTGAATGGCTTAGGTGAGTATATTTTTGAAGATTATATTAAGAACAGAAGAAAAACGGTACGCTAA
- a CDS encoding carbohydrate kinase family protein yields the protein MKNQVLSFGEVLWDAFGDGKKAGGAPMNVARHLVQQGVKVAFASSVGLDNSGDMLIEFLKSNGLYSDLIQQEDEYPTCEVTVQLDENNQATYIIPEPVSWDYIETTDALNAAAKNSAAIVYGSLACRSTQTRETLLNLLDETDALKIFDVNLRPPHYTLSTIETLVARADVVKMNEDEANLLIGGSSSSLRDQITEFRSKYHNRTICVTRGEHGAIVWHDYEFYESPGCPVKVGDSVGAGDAFLATFVAGLLANHPMQTVVDKACTVGAYVASQRGANPIYPTELLNSLVYI from the coding sequence ATGAAAAATCAGGTATTAAGCTTCGGCGAAGTTTTATGGGACGCTTTTGGCGATGGTAAAAAAGCAGGCGGCGCGCCTATGAATGTGGCCAGGCACCTGGTACAGCAAGGCGTAAAGGTTGCCTTTGCAAGTTCGGTTGGCTTGGATAACAGTGGCGACATGCTGATTGAATTCCTGAAGTCGAACGGACTGTATTCCGACCTCATCCAGCAAGAGGATGAATACCCAACCTGTGAGGTTACCGTGCAGCTTGACGAAAATAACCAGGCTACCTACATCATCCCCGAGCCGGTTTCATGGGATTATATCGAAACAACCGATGCGCTAAACGCGGCGGCTAAAAACTCGGCCGCCATTGTTTACGGCAGCCTGGCCTGCCGCTCCACCCAAACGCGCGAAACATTGCTCAACCTGCTCGACGAAACGGATGCTCTTAAAATATTTGATGTAAACCTGCGTCCGCCGCACTACACACTATCCACTATCGAAACACTGGTAGCCCGTGCCGATGTAGTGAAAATGAACGAAGATGAGGCCAACCTGTTAATTGGCGGCAGCAGTAGTTCGTTACGCGACCAGATAACCGAATTTCGCTCCAAATACCATAACCGCACCATCTGCGTAACCCGGGGAGAGCATGGCGCTATAGTGTGGCACGATTATGAGTTTTATGAGAGTCCCGGATGTCCCGTAAAAGTTGGTGATTCGGTAGGTGCGGGCGATGCCTTCCTGGCCACTTTTGTGGCAGGGTTGCTGGCCAATCACCCAATGCAAACGGTTGTTGATAAAGCGTGTACTGTTGGTGCCTATGTTGCCAGCCAGCGCGGCGCCAATCCTATATATCCCACCGAGCTTTTAAATAGTTTGGTGTATATATAG
- a CDS encoding DUF420 domain-containing protein, giving the protein MTDKFILRFVAAVTIFVIAVVVVLNRHLIPGPAVAPAFTPYLPMLNAVLNGTCTVLLLLSLYFIKQGNITVHKRLNILTFCLSSTFLVSYILFHYLMRHDTLYGDANFDGVLSDSERAQVGGMRTLYLSILTPHIILAAGVLPLILLSFYRGLQMQVEKHRKLVRWTFPIWLFVTVTGVIVYLMIKPYYQF; this is encoded by the coding sequence ATGACCGATAAATTTATACTTCGTTTTGTTGCAGCCGTTACCATATTTGTAATAGCCGTAGTTGTTGTGTTAAACAGGCACCTTATTCCGGGCCCGGCGGTAGCACCCGCATTTACACCATACCTGCCTATGCTTAACGCGGTATTAAACGGCACCTGTACCGTGCTTTTATTGCTATCCTTATACTTTATTAAGCAAGGCAATATAACAGTGCATAAACGGCTTAATATCCTCACGTTTTGTTTATCGTCAACCTTCCTGGTATCCTATATCCTGTTTCACTACCTCATGCGCCACGATACGTTGTATGGCGATGCCAACTTTGATGGCGTCCTTTCCGATTCGGAACGTGCCCAGGTAGGGGGGATGCGTACATTGTATCTCTCTATCTTAACACCGCACATTATATTGGCGGCGGGGGTATTGCCACTAATATTACTGAGTTTTTACCGGGGCCTGCAAATGCAGGTTGAAAAACACCGCAAACTGGTACGCTGGACTTTTCCGATATGGCTGTTTGTAACAGTTACCGGCGTAATAGTTTATTTAATGATTAAGCCCTACTACCAGTTTTAA
- a CDS encoding SCO family protein — MKTAIWKKITVLVLILAVPGFLYYLLTAKGKNRYKPLAHFGPKEVAKTSHRFHGKDIPDTNYYQLPSFKLTDQDGKTFTEANLKGKIFVASFFYTHCPTVCRTINNNLSYLVGTYWKNKMVYFTSITVDPDLDTPDVLKKYLQSFKPESNRWVFLTGDTTSVYNLARKGFLVDAVQTGKDDFIYSDKLILIDQDKHIRGYYSGANTNDVNRLNDEIKVLIAEELRKVDKALY; from the coding sequence ATGAAAACTGCCATCTGGAAAAAAATTACAGTCCTGGTGCTCATATTAGCAGTACCAGGATTTTTGTATTATTTACTAACCGCTAAAGGCAAAAACCGGTATAAGCCGCTTGCCCATTTTGGCCCAAAGGAGGTAGCCAAAACCAGCCACCGGTTTCACGGTAAGGATATCCCCGATACCAATTACTACCAGCTGCCCTCATTTAAACTAACCGACCAGGATGGTAAAACCTTTACGGAGGCCAACCTTAAAGGAAAGATATTTGTGGCGAGTTTTTTTTATACCCATTGCCCTACCGTTTGCCGCACCATCAATAATAATCTTAGTTACCTTGTAGGTACTTATTGGAAAAACAAGATGGTGTATTTTACATCAATCACGGTTGACCCTGACCTGGATACACCGGATGTTTTAAAAAAATACCTGCAAAGTTTTAAACCCGAATCAAACCGTTGGGTGTTTTTAACCGGCGATACCACATCAGTATATAACCTGGCCCGCAAAGGCTTTTTGGTTGATGCAGTACAAACAGGCAAAGACGATTTTATATACAGTGACAAGCTGATATTGATTGACCAGGACAAGCACATCCGTGGTTATTATTCAGGAGCCAACACCAATGATGTAAACCGCCTGAATGACGAGATAAAGGTGCTGATAGCCGAAGAGCTGCGTAAAGTTGATAAAGCCTTATATTAA
- a CDS encoding cytochrome C oxidase subunit IV family protein yields MSTESHEVHHEAGDHQSMTRGRIVKVALILSAITAVEFIIALYLVPKGILPIHFANPVYIVLTLFKAFYIVAYFMHLKFEKLGLALAIIVPILFIIGLILVLTNESHHWIDLRG; encoded by the coding sequence ATGTCAACAGAATCACACGAAGTTCACCACGAGGCTGGCGATCATCAATCAATGACTAGGGGGAGAATAGTAAAAGTTGCCCTTATATTGTCAGCTATTACAGCGGTTGAATTTATTATCGCTTTATACCTGGTGCCCAAAGGTATCCTTCCGATACATTTTGCTAATCCTGTGTACATTGTATTAACACTGTTTAAAGCGTTTTACATTGTTGCTTACTTTATGCACTTAAAGTTCGAAAAGCTTGGTTTGGCTTTAGCTATTATTGTCCCAATTTTATTTATAATCGGTTTAATCCTGGTGCTTACTAACGAGAGCCATCACTGGATTGATCTTCGGGGGTAA
- a CDS encoding cytochrome c oxidase subunit 3 has translation MSTTVSQIDEVKTTPWSGGRSPFNVEYGKIMMWFFLLSDAFTFSSLLISYGSLRFSASVWPAADKVFQSVPGLLDSGAPLVFVGIMTFILILSSVTMVLAVEAGHRNAKKEVVWWMIATVIGGFMFLGCQALEWAHLHHEGFWWGSTPALDELGKFFNEGGTEAARHMTAQEFANLFFTITGFHGFHVFTGVIINIIITVNVLLGTYEKRGSYLMIEKVGLYWHFVDLVWVFVFTFFYLV, from the coding sequence ATGAGTACAACAGTATCACAAATTGATGAAGTAAAAACAACTCCGTGGTCTGGAGGGAGGTCTCCCTTCAATGTTGAGTACGGAAAAATTATGATGTGGTTTTTTCTCCTTTCGGATGCATTTACCTTTTCGTCATTATTAATTTCTTACGGTTCACTTCGGTTCAGCGCAAGTGTTTGGCCGGCAGCAGATAAAGTTTTCCAATCGGTACCTGGCTTGCTTGATAGCGGCGCCCCGTTAGTTTTCGTGGGTATCATGACCTTTATACTTATCCTTAGTTCTGTTACTATGGTATTAGCTGTTGAGGCTGGTCATCGTAACGCAAAAAAGGAAGTTGTTTGGTGGATGATAGCCACAGTTATTGGTGGTTTTATGTTCCTGGGTTGCCAGGCATTAGAGTGGGCTCACTTACATCATGAAGGATTTTGGTGGGGTAGTACGCCTGCGTTAGATGAGTTAGGTAAATTCTTCAATGAAGGCGGTACCGAAGCGGCAAGGCATATGACCGCGCAGGAGTTTGCCAACCTGTTTTTCACCATCACCGGTTTCCATGGTTTCCACGTATTTACAGGAGTTATCATCAACATCATCATTACTGTTAACGTATTGTTAGGCACCTACGAAAAAAGAGGCAGCTACTTGATGATTGAGAAGGTTGGCCTTTACTGGCACTTTGTAGACCTTGTTTGGGTATTTGTGTTTACCTTCTTTTACTTAGTTTAA
- a CDS encoding cytochrome c oxidase subunit 3 has product MMASIQKNPDRLDLEPKKFNMWIFIFTSFMFFAALTSGFIVYSGGKGHGLNVIMPSAFMYSTAVIIMSSGTLFLAQRAAKNMQVGVQQLYLWLTFLLGAAFFAIQVYGWYVLTYKMNVYLTDPNASRSFVYIFTGTHLLHIVAAILLLLSTLWGTYRSVPQVRNLYKMQMTSIFWHFLGIIWIYLYVFLLLNQN; this is encoded by the coding sequence ATGATGGCTTCGATTCAAAAAAATCCCGACAGGCTTGATCTGGAACCCAAAAAATTCAACATGTGGATATTCATATTCACTTCGTTTATGTTTTTTGCGGCTTTAACCAGCGGGTTTATAGTTTACAGCGGGGGCAAAGGGCATGGGCTTAACGTAATTATGCCAAGTGCGTTTATGTACAGCACAGCGGTTATTATTATGAGTAGCGGTACCTTGTTTTTAGCACAAAGGGCAGCAAAAAACATGCAGGTTGGCGTACAGCAACTGTATTTATGGCTAACGTTTTTATTGGGTGCAGCTTTTTTTGCCATCCAGGTTTATGGCTGGTACGTGTTAACTTATAAAATGAACGTGTATTTAACTGATCCTAATGCATCGCGTTCATTTGTTTATATATTTACAGGTACACACCTGTTACACATTGTTGCAGCTATATTACTATTATTGAGCACCCTTTGGGGTACATACAGAAGTGTTCCGCAGGTACGTAACCTGTATAAAATGCAAATGACTTCTATTTTTTGGCATTTTCTCGGAATTATATGGATTTATCTGTATGTTTTTTTACTTTTGAACCAAAATTAA